The nucleotide sequence GGTCGATCAACTATGTTCGTCTTTATGGCGATCTGTCCCGGCCCGGGATATGGAACATTCTGGCAGACAAACTGCGGCAGCCTTATAGACGCCAGGATGGTGTATTAATGAATCTGGCCCAGGTGTGCATGGATTCAGGCGGGCATTTCACCGATGAAGTCTATGCCTTTTCCAGAAAGTAGGGGGCTGACTGACTGATTCCTATCAAGGGTGCATCTCAGGCGGGCAAACCCATCGCCACCTTTCCTAAAACCAGGAACAAGAAAGGAGTGTATCTGACCTTGGTTGGTACCGACACTGCCAAAGAGCTGATCTACCAGCGTTATCGCATTCTGGAACCGGGAGCTGGTTATTGCCACTGGCCGGTCAAAGACTGTTTTGATGAAGACTATTTCAAACAGGCCACCGCTGAAGAAAAGATTCGCAAATACAAACACGGTGTCCCTTATTTTGAATGGGATGCCCGCAAGAAACGTAATGAAGCCCTGGATTGCCGGGTGTATGCACTGACGGCTGTTCGTATCCTGCAACAGCACCGAGGTTTGGATCTGGAACGTTTAGCTGAACAGAGACCCGAACCGGATGTGCAGATCGAACAGGAGCAACCCGACACGCTGACTAACGGGATTGATGAGCTTCCATGTACTTTCTAAGTAAATGGTTAATTCGGGTTTGATAGCCCTGACCCTGCTCTTTAAACCACTCCAAAACATCAGAATCCAAACGGATGGTTACAGGCTTTTTCACAGGTACCCGTAATTCAGCCTGATTAAAGAACTCGTCATCAAGCTCTGGAATATCAGATGTATCAATATCTTCATCTTCCATTGCAGCAAGTTGTTTCCAGTCAGTAGCTGATGGCTTCTTCATAGCGACGTGCCTCTTGTTTTGTGGCTTTTCGGGCAGAGATAATTCGAATGATATCGCCTACTCGCTCTGTGTATACAACAACACCAGTGATGTACCGAATTTGG is from Endozoicomonas gorgoniicola and encodes:
- a CDS encoding BrnA antitoxin family protein; the encoded protein is MKKPSATDWKQLAAMEDEDIDTSDIPELDDEFFNQAELRVPVKKPVTIRLDSDVLEWFKEQGQGYQTRINHLLRKYMEAHQSR